From one Lotus japonicus ecotype B-129 chromosome 3, LjGifu_v1.2 genomic stretch:
- the LOC130745426 gene encoding U-box domain-containing protein 35 isoform X2: protein MDRIQEAGERNNSQRPPTSAVALAIKGNKKSKYVVQWALNKFVPEGMIIFKLIHVHAVGNVIPLSQVRSDIATAYKQEVEMQTNQMLLPFKRMCEQRKVHVNVAVIESDDVATAVAEEVAKDAITKLVVGASSRGLFKSKQKGMSAKISVCTPRFCTVFAVSKGKLSIRQSDMQYEGSIKDDISDTSFSSGSSSNYTSTTQTDSGSIGSYPGLRSSLPTQRFQALSSINQSLLSTTTSINETNHSRGQSLDFGRENAAPSSARNSDTDRALSRVSSCRSFISDTESWIYEQSSCKDVSLADKFPSPNRQANFNLELEKLRIELRHAQGMHAVAQSENIDASRKLNELSKRRSEESMKMKEIISKEEVAEELARYEIDKYDAAVRESAYLKECAEREAAERKETELKAIRAAKEKDKLEGALSGSVLQYRKFTWDEIVSATSSFSEDLKIGMGAYGVVYKCTLYHTTVAVKVLHPNGNRQSKQFQQELEILSRIRHPNLLLLLGACPDHGCLVYEYMENGSLEDRLLQKNSTIPIPWFERFRIAWEVASALAFLHSTEPEPIIHRDMKPANILLGRNLVSKIGDIGLSTVLSSDSLSTMYKDSEPVGTLCYIDPEYQRTGLISPKSDVYAFGIVILQLLTAKSAMAVTHVVETAINDGKLTNVLDPKAGSWPFQETLELARLGLSCAELRRRDRPDLKDQVLPTLERLKEVAARAQHSSSIVTIKSRPPNHFICPILQDVMDDPCVAADGYTYDRKAIEKWLQENDNSPMTNMALPHKNLIPNYALVSAILEWKSSEI from the exons ATGGATAGAATTCAGGAGGCAGGTGAAAGGAATAACTCTCAGCGTCCCCCGACTTCGGCAGTTGCTCTAGCAATCAAGGGTAACAAGAAAAGCAAATATGTCGTGCAGTGGGCACTTAATAAGTTTGTTCCTGAAGGAATGATTATCTTCAAGCTCATACATGTCCATGCTG TGGGAAATGTGATTCCCCTTTCACAAGTGCGCAGTGACATAGCAACTGCTTACAAACAGGAAGTGGAGATGCAAACAAATCAAATGCTTCTACCCTTTAAGAGAATGTGTGAGCAGAGAAAG GTGCATGTAAATGTTGCAGTGATTGAATCCGATGATGTGGCAACTGCGGTTGCAGAGGAAGTAGCTAAGGATGCTATAACCAAACTTGTCGTTGGAGCTTCGTCTCGAGGCTTATTTAAAAG TAAACAGAAGGGTATGTCTGCAAAAATCTCAGTCTGCACTCCAAGATTTTGTACAGTTTTTGCTGTTTCAAAAGGAAAATTGTCCATTCGGCAATCAGACATGCAGTATGAAGGAAGCATTAAAGATGACATTAGTGATACCAGTTTTTCCTCCGGCAGCTCATCAAATTATACTTCCACCACTCAGACAG ACTCTGGATCAATTGGATCATATCCTGGTTTACGTTCCTCGCTGCCAACACAGAGATTTCAAGCTCTTTCAAGTATAAATCAGAGCCTTCTAAGTACAACAACTAGTATAAATGAAACTAATCATTCTAGAGGCCAATCTCTTGATTTTGGAAGAGAAAATGCTGCTCCAAGTTCTGCTAGAAACTCAGATACTGATCGTGCTCTGAGTCGGGTCTCTAGTTGCAGAAGCTTTATTTCAGATACTGAATCTTGGATTTATGAACAAAGTTCTTGCAAGGATGTGTCACTAGCAGATAAATTTCCATCACCAAATAGGCAG GCAAATTTTAACCTTGAGCTGGAAAAGTTGAGAATTGAACTAAGACATGCCCAAGGAATGCATGCTGTAGCTCAAAGTGAGAACATTGATGCATCAAGAAAG CTTAATGAACTCAGCAAAAGAAGATCCGAAGAATCCATGAAAATGAAAGAGATTATTTCTAAGGAGGAGGTGGCCGAGGAGTTAGCAAGATACGAAATAGACAAATATGATGCTGCAGTAAGAGAATCTGCTTATTTGAAAGAATGTGCTGAAAGAGAAGCTGCAGAAAGAAAAGAAACGGAGTTGAAAGCTATACGTGCTGCCAAAGAGAAAGATAAGCTGGAGGGTGCTCTAAGTGGTTCTGTTCTCCAGTACCGAAAGTTTACCTGGGACGAAATAGTTTCAGCTACTTCATCTTTTTCTGAAGATCTGAAAATTGGAATGGGAGCATATGGAGTGGTGTATAAGTGTACTTTGTATCATACAACTGTTGCTGTTAAAGTTCTCCACCCTAATGGAAACCGCCAAAGTAAGCAATTCCAGCAGGAG CTGGAGATATTGAGCAGAATTCGTCATCCaaacttgcttcttcttcttggtgcATGTCCTGATCATGGATGCCTTGTGTATGAATATATGGAGAATGGTAGCTTGGAGGACAGACTACTCCAAAAGAACAGTACTATCCCAATCCCATGGTTTGAGAGGTTTCGAATAGCTTGGGAAGTTGCATCAGCTCTTGCCTTTCTTCACAGCACAGAACCAGAACCTATCATCCATCGTGACATGAAACCGGCAAACATCTTGCTCGGTCGGAACCTTGTCAGTAAGATTGGTGACATAGGCCTTTCTACAGTCCTCAGTTCAGATAGTTTATCTACCATGTATAAGGACTCAGAGCCTGTTGGGACACTCTGCTACATCGATCCTGAGTATCAAAGGACTGGATTAATATCCCCAAAGTCTGATGTTTATGCTTTTGGAATAGTGATCTTACAGTTATTGACAGCAAAATCAGCAATGGCAGTTACTCATGTGGTTGAAACAGCTATTAATGATGGGAAATTAACAAATGTGTTGGATCCAAAGGCAGGGTCATGGCCATTTCAAGAGACACTAGAATTAGCTCGGTTAGGACTGAGCTGTGCAGAGCTTCGGCGTAGAGACCGGCCCGATTTAAAAGATCAGGTGCTTCCAACCCTGGAGAGATTGAAAGAAGTTGCTGCTAGAGCTCAACATTCTTCTTCAATTGTTACTATTAAATCCAGACCTCCTAATCACTTTATCTGTCCAATACTTCAG GATGTGATGGATGATCCTTGCGTTGCAGCGGATGGATATACGTATGATCGCAAAGCAATTGAAAAGTGGCTTCAAGAGAATGATAATTCACCAATGACAAATATGGCTTTGCCTCATAAGAATCTAATTCCTAATTACGCACTTGTGTCAGCAATTTTGGAGTGGAAGTCCAGTGAAATATGA
- the LOC130745426 gene encoding U-box domain-containing protein 35 isoform X1, translating into MDRIQEAGERNNSQRPPTSAVALAIKGNKKSKYVVQWALNKFVPEGMIIFKLIHVHAGIKGVPTPMGNVIPLSQVRSDIATAYKQEVEMQTNQMLLPFKRMCEQRKVHVNVAVIESDDVATAVAEEVAKDAITKLVVGASSRGLFKSKQKGMSAKISVCTPRFCTVFAVSKGKLSIRQSDMQYEGSIKDDISDTSFSSGSSSNYTSTTQTDSGSIGSYPGLRSSLPTQRFQALSSINQSLLSTTTSINETNHSRGQSLDFGRENAAPSSARNSDTDRALSRVSSCRSFISDTESWIYEQSSCKDVSLADKFPSPNRQANFNLELEKLRIELRHAQGMHAVAQSENIDASRKLNELSKRRSEESMKMKEIISKEEVAEELARYEIDKYDAAVRESAYLKECAEREAAERKETELKAIRAAKEKDKLEGALSGSVLQYRKFTWDEIVSATSSFSEDLKIGMGAYGVVYKCTLYHTTVAVKVLHPNGNRQSKQFQQELEILSRIRHPNLLLLLGACPDHGCLVYEYMENGSLEDRLLQKNSTIPIPWFERFRIAWEVASALAFLHSTEPEPIIHRDMKPANILLGRNLVSKIGDIGLSTVLSSDSLSTMYKDSEPVGTLCYIDPEYQRTGLISPKSDVYAFGIVILQLLTAKSAMAVTHVVETAINDGKLTNVLDPKAGSWPFQETLELARLGLSCAELRRRDRPDLKDQVLPTLERLKEVAARAQHSSSIVTIKSRPPNHFICPILQDVMDDPCVAADGYTYDRKAIEKWLQENDNSPMTNMALPHKNLIPNYALVSAILEWKSSEI; encoded by the exons ATGGATAGAATTCAGGAGGCAGGTGAAAGGAATAACTCTCAGCGTCCCCCGACTTCGGCAGTTGCTCTAGCAATCAAGGGTAACAAGAAAAGCAAATATGTCGTGCAGTGGGCACTTAATAAGTTTGTTCCTGAAGGAATGATTATCTTCAAGCTCATACATGTCCATGCTGGTATAAAAGGCGTTCCAACACCAA TGGGAAATGTGATTCCCCTTTCACAAGTGCGCAGTGACATAGCAACTGCTTACAAACAGGAAGTGGAGATGCAAACAAATCAAATGCTTCTACCCTTTAAGAGAATGTGTGAGCAGAGAAAG GTGCATGTAAATGTTGCAGTGATTGAATCCGATGATGTGGCAACTGCGGTTGCAGAGGAAGTAGCTAAGGATGCTATAACCAAACTTGTCGTTGGAGCTTCGTCTCGAGGCTTATTTAAAAG TAAACAGAAGGGTATGTCTGCAAAAATCTCAGTCTGCACTCCAAGATTTTGTACAGTTTTTGCTGTTTCAAAAGGAAAATTGTCCATTCGGCAATCAGACATGCAGTATGAAGGAAGCATTAAAGATGACATTAGTGATACCAGTTTTTCCTCCGGCAGCTCATCAAATTATACTTCCACCACTCAGACAG ACTCTGGATCAATTGGATCATATCCTGGTTTACGTTCCTCGCTGCCAACACAGAGATTTCAAGCTCTTTCAAGTATAAATCAGAGCCTTCTAAGTACAACAACTAGTATAAATGAAACTAATCATTCTAGAGGCCAATCTCTTGATTTTGGAAGAGAAAATGCTGCTCCAAGTTCTGCTAGAAACTCAGATACTGATCGTGCTCTGAGTCGGGTCTCTAGTTGCAGAAGCTTTATTTCAGATACTGAATCTTGGATTTATGAACAAAGTTCTTGCAAGGATGTGTCACTAGCAGATAAATTTCCATCACCAAATAGGCAG GCAAATTTTAACCTTGAGCTGGAAAAGTTGAGAATTGAACTAAGACATGCCCAAGGAATGCATGCTGTAGCTCAAAGTGAGAACATTGATGCATCAAGAAAG CTTAATGAACTCAGCAAAAGAAGATCCGAAGAATCCATGAAAATGAAAGAGATTATTTCTAAGGAGGAGGTGGCCGAGGAGTTAGCAAGATACGAAATAGACAAATATGATGCTGCAGTAAGAGAATCTGCTTATTTGAAAGAATGTGCTGAAAGAGAAGCTGCAGAAAGAAAAGAAACGGAGTTGAAAGCTATACGTGCTGCCAAAGAGAAAGATAAGCTGGAGGGTGCTCTAAGTGGTTCTGTTCTCCAGTACCGAAAGTTTACCTGGGACGAAATAGTTTCAGCTACTTCATCTTTTTCTGAAGATCTGAAAATTGGAATGGGAGCATATGGAGTGGTGTATAAGTGTACTTTGTATCATACAACTGTTGCTGTTAAAGTTCTCCACCCTAATGGAAACCGCCAAAGTAAGCAATTCCAGCAGGAG CTGGAGATATTGAGCAGAATTCGTCATCCaaacttgcttcttcttcttggtgcATGTCCTGATCATGGATGCCTTGTGTATGAATATATGGAGAATGGTAGCTTGGAGGACAGACTACTCCAAAAGAACAGTACTATCCCAATCCCATGGTTTGAGAGGTTTCGAATAGCTTGGGAAGTTGCATCAGCTCTTGCCTTTCTTCACAGCACAGAACCAGAACCTATCATCCATCGTGACATGAAACCGGCAAACATCTTGCTCGGTCGGAACCTTGTCAGTAAGATTGGTGACATAGGCCTTTCTACAGTCCTCAGTTCAGATAGTTTATCTACCATGTATAAGGACTCAGAGCCTGTTGGGACACTCTGCTACATCGATCCTGAGTATCAAAGGACTGGATTAATATCCCCAAAGTCTGATGTTTATGCTTTTGGAATAGTGATCTTACAGTTATTGACAGCAAAATCAGCAATGGCAGTTACTCATGTGGTTGAAACAGCTATTAATGATGGGAAATTAACAAATGTGTTGGATCCAAAGGCAGGGTCATGGCCATTTCAAGAGACACTAGAATTAGCTCGGTTAGGACTGAGCTGTGCAGAGCTTCGGCGTAGAGACCGGCCCGATTTAAAAGATCAGGTGCTTCCAACCCTGGAGAGATTGAAAGAAGTTGCTGCTAGAGCTCAACATTCTTCTTCAATTGTTACTATTAAATCCAGACCTCCTAATCACTTTATCTGTCCAATACTTCAG GATGTGATGGATGATCCTTGCGTTGCAGCGGATGGATATACGTATGATCGCAAAGCAATTGAAAAGTGGCTTCAAGAGAATGATAATTCACCAATGACAAATATGGCTTTGCCTCATAAGAATCTAATTCCTAATTACGCACTTGTGTCAGCAATTTTGGAGTGGAAGTCCAGTGAAATATGA
- the LOC130745700 gene encoding ceramide kinase, with translation MEREGNDSLAGDDESLPGAPASSNGVAPILSSTLLLDHVGEVTLTFHSDGLSWKLEDSLENDVSTCLGIKCVSKVATEIKLSDIYAVELSHHGLIHISNLPRATEHLLFGQDIKMYRFIVHCFIRNKNQPSKWILAEYTFGHKNLETCQMWVNQLNTSLKLEVGRPRKLLVFVHPRSGKSNGCRTWETVAPIFSRAKVQTKVIVTERAGQAFDTMLSITNMELNSYDGVVAVGGDGFFNEILNGFLSPRLKAPYPPTPSDFVHLAKDSGDSLVFDKDEIVEEASSQSEDQFPLISNPKQSGCTMSNSIGDSEDKALEFPVPNERFRFGIIPAGSTDAIVICTTGTRDPVTSALHIVLGKRVDLDIAQVVRWKTTPGSEVEPNVRYAASFSGYGFYGDVISESEKYRWMGPKRYDYAGTMVFLKHRSYEAEIAYLDVESDETKLTTKRNRQGSLLRAVRTPQISERSICRINCKVCSEKPNHASSGTRSLTPHLHSEEGRWVRSKGRFLSVGAAVISCRNEKAPDGLVADAHLSDGFLHLILIRDCPHPSYLWHLTQLTRRGGSPLNFKFVEHHKTPAFTFTSLGSQSVWNLDGEIFQAHQLSAQVFRGLICLFATGPEV, from the exons ATGGAGAGAGAAGGAAACGATTCTCTTGCGGGAGATGATGAATCTCTCCCAGGTGCTCCTGCTTCTTCCAATGGTGTAGCACCCATTTTGAGCTCGACCCTTTTGTTGGATCATGTTGGGGAGGTCACCCTCACCTTCCATTCAGATGGCCTGTCTTGGAAATTGGAGGACTCTTTGGAAAAT GATGTTTCAACTTGTTTAGGCATTAAATGTGTTTCTAAGGTTGCCACGGAGATCAAGCTTTCTGACATATATGCGGTTGAGTTATCTCATCACGGTCTGATTCACATATCAAATCTCCCTCGTGCTACTGAACATCTGCTTTTTGGTCAAGACATTAAG ATGTACCGCTTTATTGTGCATTGTTTTATTAGGAACAAGAATCAACCTTCTAAGTGGATCCTAGCTGAATATACTTTTGGGCACAAAAATTTGGAAACATGTCAGATGTGGGTTAATCAACTTAATACATCCTTGAAGCTAGAAGTTGGAAGACCAAGGAAACTTTTA GTTTTTGTTCATCCAAGGAGTGGGAAAAGTAATGGCTGTAGAACCTGGGAAACTGTGGCTCCTATATTTTCACGTGCTAAAGTACAAACAAAG GTGATTGTGACAGAAAGAGCAGGACAGGCATTTGATACGATGTTGTCGATAACAAATATGGAGCTTAACTCATATGATGGTGTTGTAGCTGTT GGTGGTGATGGGTTTTTCAATGAAATCCTGAATGGGTTTCTTTCTCCCAGGCTTAAAGCTCCCTACCCACCAACTCCATCAGATTTTGTTCATTTGGCTAAAGATAGTGGCGATTCCTtggtttttgataaagatgAAATAGTTGAAGAGGCTTCAAGTCAAAGTGAAGACCAGTTTCCTCTGATTTCCAATCCAAAACAGTCTGGGTGTACAATGTCAAATTCCA TTGGAGATTCAGAAGATAAGGCTCTTGAATTTCCTGTTCCCAATGAACGGTTTCGATTTGGGATCATTCCTGCAGGTTCAACTGATGCCATTGTTATATG TACCACTGGAACTCGAGATCCTGTAACTTCTGCATTGCATATTGTCCTTGGTAAAAGGGTGGACCTTGACATAGCTCAAGTTGTACGGTGGAAAACAACTCCTGGATCTGAGGTTGAACCAAATGTGCGTTATGCAGCTTCCTTTTCAGG GTATGGATTTTATGGTGATGTCATCTCAGAGAGTGAGAAGTATCGCTGGATGGGTCCCAAACGTTATGATTATGCAGGAACAATGGTTTTTTTGAAGCACAG ATCTTATGAGGCAGAAATAGCATACCTAGATGTTGAATCAGATGAAACCAAATTGACTACCAAAAGGAATCGCCAGGGTAGCCTGTTACGGGCAGTGAGAACTCCGCAGATATCAGAAAGATCTATCTGCCGTATCAATTGCAAAGTTTGTAGTGAAAAGCCAAATCATGCATCCTCTGGAACTCGCAGCCTAACACCTCATTTGCattcagaagaaggaagatggGTGAGATCCAAAGGACGGTTTCTTAGTGTAGGGGCTGCTGTAATCTCTTGCAGAAATGAAAAAGCACCAGATGGTTTGGTTGCTGATGCACACCTTTCAGATGGTTTCCTTCATCTTATATTGATTAGAGACTGTCCTCATCCTTCATATTTATG GCACCTGACTCAACTTACAAGAAGAGGGGGAAGCCctttgaatttcaagtttgttgaACATCATAAG ACGCCTGCATTTACTTTTACTTCGTTGGGCAGTCAGAGTGTGTGGAATCTGGATGGTGAGATCTTTCAGGCACACCAACTCTCTGCTCAGGTGTTCCGCGGCCTCATATGCTTGTTTGCAACTGGTCCTGAAGTTTGA